One segment of Agrococcus sp. ProA11 DNA contains the following:
- a CDS encoding biotin carboxylase N-terminal domain-containing protein: protein MPEHPMFSTVLVANRGEIAIRIARTLRENGIRAVAVRAEDDPSPHPEHFDEVVSLGAGPLRDTYLSIDKIIAAAKETGAQAIHPGYGFLSENAAFAQACADAGLVFIGPPASAIETMGDKISARHAVESRGVSTVPGIAEPGLDDAALIAGAERVGFPVLIKPAAGGGGKGMYRVDDAAGLPPALAAARREAASSFGDDTLFIERFVTSPRHIEVQVLADTHGNVIHLGERECSLQRRHQKVIEEAPSALLTESQRAAIGEAAVETARSVGYVGAGTVEFIVAGDRPDEPFFMEMNTRLQVEHPVTEMVTGVDLVEQQLRIAAGERLAFAQQDVTLTGHAIEARIYAEDPAAGFLPTGGTVLELDWPYDGVEDGSVRIDAGVQRGGEVGSSYDPMIAKLIVHGATRAEAIDRLRDALAETSIFGVITNRGFLRALLDEPSVRAGDLDTGFIDREGERIAGDGVPSAVLAMVAAAELPQGVGPVGAWHLDGWRIGGAVGRRTRLRDGDGEASVQVLGERTVVTRADGTVDALPTPREQWVQQTPAGAWVRTPDGDFLVEAPPRIRRGRGPAEPTLASPMPGTVVAAHVADGDTVAAGQPVISVEAMKMEHVLRAPVAGTVHLHASAGDQVTRGQELATVTPAEGESA, encoded by the coding sequence ATGCCAGAGCACCCCATGTTCTCCACCGTGCTGGTCGCGAACCGCGGCGAGATCGCCATCCGCATCGCGCGCACGCTGCGCGAGAACGGCATCCGCGCGGTCGCCGTGCGTGCCGAGGACGACCCCTCGCCGCACCCGGAGCACTTCGACGAGGTCGTCTCGCTCGGCGCCGGGCCGCTGCGCGACACGTACCTGTCGATTGACAAGATCATCGCCGCGGCGAAGGAGACCGGCGCGCAGGCGATCCACCCCGGCTACGGCTTCCTGTCGGAGAACGCCGCGTTCGCGCAGGCTTGCGCCGATGCCGGCCTCGTGTTCATCGGCCCGCCCGCCTCGGCGATCGAGACCATGGGCGACAAGATCTCGGCCCGCCACGCGGTCGAGTCGCGCGGCGTCTCCACGGTGCCGGGCATCGCAGAGCCCGGCCTCGACGACGCCGCGCTCATCGCCGGCGCCGAGCGGGTCGGCTTCCCCGTGCTCATCAAGCCGGCCGCGGGCGGCGGCGGCAAGGGCATGTACCGGGTCGACGACGCCGCGGGGCTGCCGCCCGCGCTCGCCGCGGCCCGCCGCGAGGCGGCATCGTCGTTCGGCGACGACACGCTCTTCATCGAGCGCTTCGTCACCAGCCCGCGCCACATCGAGGTGCAGGTGCTCGCCGACACGCACGGCAACGTCATCCACCTGGGCGAGCGCGAGTGCTCGCTGCAGCGCCGCCACCAGAAGGTGATCGAGGAGGCGCCCAGCGCCCTGCTGACCGAGTCGCAGCGCGCCGCGATCGGTGAGGCGGCCGTCGAGACCGCCCGCTCGGTGGGCTACGTCGGCGCCGGCACGGTGGAGTTCATCGTCGCGGGCGACCGCCCCGACGAACCATTCTTCATGGAGATGAACACGCGCCTGCAGGTCGAGCACCCGGTGACCGAGATGGTCACGGGCGTCGACCTCGTGGAGCAGCAGCTGCGGATCGCCGCGGGGGAGCGGCTCGCCTTTGCGCAGCAGGATGTGACGCTCACGGGCCACGCGATCGAGGCGCGCATCTATGCCGAGGATCCGGCCGCGGGCTTCCTCCCCACCGGCGGCACCGTGCTCGAGCTCGACTGGCCGTACGACGGCGTCGAGGACGGCAGCGTGCGCATCGACGCGGGCGTGCAGCGCGGCGGCGAGGTCGGCTCGAGCTACGACCCGATGATCGCAAAGCTGATCGTGCACGGCGCGACGCGCGCCGAAGCGATCGACCGGCTGCGCGACGCGCTGGCCGAGACCAGCATCTTCGGCGTGATCACGAACCGCGGCTTCCTGAGGGCGCTGCTCGACGAGCCGAGCGTGCGCGCCGGCGACCTCGACACCGGCTTCATCGACCGGGAGGGCGAGCGCATCGCGGGCGACGGCGTGCCGAGCGCCGTGCTCGCCATGGTCGCCGCGGCCGAGCTGCCGCAAGGCGTCGGCCCGGTCGGTGCCTGGCACCTCGACGGCTGGCGCATCGGCGGCGCCGTCGGTCGCCGCACCCGCCTGCGGGACGGCGACGGTGAGGCGAGCGTGCAGGTGCTCGGCGAGCGCACGGTCGTCACGCGTGCCGACGGCACCGTCGATGCGCTGCCGACGCCGCGCGAGCAGTGGGTGCAGCAGACCCCGGCGGGCGCCTGGGTGCGCACCCCCGATGGCGACTTCCTGGTGGAGGCGCCCCCGCGCATCCGCCGTGGCCGCGGGCCCGCCGAGCCGACGCTCGCATCGCCGATGCCGGGCACGGTCGTCGCCGCGCATGTCGCCGACGGTGACACGGTCGCGGCGGGGCAGCCGGTCATCAGCGTCGAGGCCATGAAGATGGAGCATGTGCTGCGCGCACCCGTCGCCGGCACCGTGCACCTGCATGCCAGCGCCGGCGACCAGGTCACGCGCGGGCAGGAGCTCGCGACCGTCACGCCAGCCGAGGGGGAGAGCGCATGA
- a CDS encoding MaoC family dehydratase: MSEQGSGEQRVTEQRITQRGLYFDELEEGVVYEHRPGRTMTETDNVLFTTLTMNTQPLHLDRAWSETTEFGEPLMNSMHTLATMVGLSVGQLTQGTIVANLGFSDIAFPAPVRHGDTIYCETRVTGKRESASRPGQGIATFEHRALNQRGELVAKAVRTVLMQVSPAASGTGNA, from the coding sequence ATGAGCGAGCAGGGGAGCGGCGAGCAGCGCGTCACCGAGCAGCGCATCACGCAGCGCGGCCTCTACTTCGACGAGCTCGAGGAGGGCGTCGTCTACGAGCACCGGCCCGGTCGCACGATGACCGAGACCGACAACGTGCTCTTCACGACGCTGACGATGAACACGCAGCCACTGCACCTCGACCGCGCGTGGAGTGAGACGACCGAGTTCGGTGAGCCGCTCATGAACTCGATGCACACGCTCGCGACCATGGTGGGCCTGTCGGTGGGGCAGCTGACACAGGGCACGATCGTCGCGAACCTCGGCTTCAGCGACATCGCGTTCCCGGCGCCCGTGCGGCACGGCGACACGATCTACTGCGAGACGCGCGTGACCGGCAAGCGCGAGTCCGCGTCGCGCCCGGGTCAAGGCATCGCCACCTTCGAGCACCGCGCGCTCAACCAGCGCGGCGAGCTGGTCGCGAAGGCGGTGCGCACCGTGCTCATGCAGGTGTCGCCTGCCGCCTCGGGGACGGGCAACGCGTGA
- a CDS encoding TrkA family potassium uptake protein yields the protein MARLRNPFDPSTIGSAASIAVIGLGRFGTALALELMRHGTEVLGIDTDEELVQSLNGKLTAVVVGDATKPELIEQLGLGDFDRVVVAIGTDVTANILTTSQLLRVGVTEVWAKAIDERHALILDQLGVHHVVRPEADMGRRVAHMVRGALEDFTEIEPGYAAARLEVPGPLLAVPLRELGLQAKHGIGIGAVKRDGRWMLANPETRFEHGDTVLVHGLTPKVEAFAVLLAKQRGKP from the coding sequence TTGGCTAGGCTCCGCAACCCCTTCGACCCGTCGACCATCGGCTCCGCCGCCTCCATCGCCGTCATCGGCCTCGGCCGCTTCGGCACCGCCCTCGCGCTCGAGCTCATGCGCCACGGCACCGAGGTGCTCGGCATCGACACCGACGAGGAGCTCGTGCAGTCGCTCAACGGCAAGCTCACGGCCGTCGTCGTCGGCGACGCCACGAAGCCAGAGCTCATCGAGCAGCTGGGCTTGGGCGACTTCGACCGCGTCGTGGTCGCGATCGGCACCGACGTGACCGCGAACATCCTCACCACCAGCCAGCTGCTGCGGGTGGGCGTGACCGAGGTCTGGGCGAAGGCCATCGACGAGCGGCACGCGCTCATCCTCGATCAGCTCGGCGTGCATCATGTCGTGCGCCCCGAGGCCGACATGGGTCGCCGCGTCGCGCACATGGTACGCGGTGCGCTCGAGGACTTCACCGAGATCGAGCCGGGCTATGCCGCCGCGCGGCTCGAGGTGCCGGGGCCGCTGCTGGCCGTGCCGCTCCGGGAGCTCGGCCTGCAGGCGAAGCACGGGATCGGCATCGGCGCCGTGAAGCGCGACGGACGGTGGATGCTCGCGAACCCGGAGACCCGCTTCGAGCACGGCGACACCGTGCTCGTGCATGGGCTCACGCCCAAGGTCGAGGCGTTCGCGGTGCTGCTGGCGAAGCAGCGCGGGAAGCCCTGA
- a CDS encoding potassium transporter TrkG, giving the protein MQTARGPRWGLTQLWERQHPARRIFAGFVALNLGGWMLLMLPISKQGPGGANWIEALFTAVSAACVTGLTVVDTAAFWTPFGHVVILVLIQLGGLGVMVFASLIGIFVVRRLTLGTRLTTAKEAHASGIGELRSLITSIAAIAAVVEGSVAIVLWLRFWLGRGEDPLHALWLGIFHAVSSYNNAGFALFGDNLMGFVDDQWILLPLAAATIIGGLGFPVIMQVLKHAPHPRRFSMHTWLVLAGTAVLLLLGTVSIALLEWSNPGSLGAHPTGTRILESFFHSVQTRTAGFNALDIGEFRPETLLVMDVLMFIGGGPAGTAGGIKITTFGVLAAIILAEVRGDPTVTLFGKRLSRAVHREALTVALLSVGLCFVATLAIMHLTDFDHDRVLFEVVSAFGTVGLSTGITASVGIPSQLILILLMFVGRVGPITVATTLALRPRRLVYELPKERPIIG; this is encoded by the coding sequence GTGCAGACCGCGCGCGGTCCCCGATGGGGGCTCACCCAGCTCTGGGAGCGACAACACCCCGCCAGACGCATCTTCGCCGGCTTCGTAGCCCTCAATCTGGGCGGCTGGATGCTGCTGATGCTGCCGATCTCGAAGCAGGGGCCGGGCGGCGCCAACTGGATCGAGGCGCTGTTTACCGCCGTCTCGGCCGCGTGCGTGACCGGCCTGACCGTCGTCGACACCGCGGCCTTCTGGACGCCCTTCGGCCACGTCGTCATCCTCGTGCTCATTCAGCTCGGCGGCCTCGGCGTCATGGTCTTCGCGAGCCTCATCGGCATCTTCGTCGTCCGCCGATTGACACTCGGCACACGCCTCACGACCGCCAAGGAGGCGCACGCCAGCGGCATCGGCGAGCTGCGCTCGCTCATCACGAGCATCGCCGCCATTGCCGCCGTCGTGGAGGGCAGCGTCGCGATCGTGCTGTGGCTGCGGTTCTGGCTGGGGCGAGGCGAAGATCCGCTGCACGCGCTGTGGCTGGGCATCTTCCACGCGGTCTCCAGCTACAACAACGCCGGCTTCGCGCTCTTCGGCGACAACCTGATGGGCTTCGTCGACGACCAGTGGATCCTGCTGCCGCTCGCGGCGGCGACCATCATCGGCGGTCTCGGGTTCCCGGTGATCATGCAGGTGCTCAAGCACGCGCCGCACCCGCGTCGCTTCTCGATGCACACGTGGCTCGTGCTCGCCGGCACCGCCGTGCTGCTGCTGCTGGGCACGGTGTCGATCGCGCTGCTCGAGTGGAGCAACCCGGGCTCGCTCGGCGCCCACCCGACCGGCACCCGCATCCTCGAGTCGTTCTTCCACTCTGTGCAGACCCGCACGGCTGGCTTCAACGCGCTCGACATCGGCGAGTTCCGGCCCGAGACGCTCCTGGTGATGGATGTGCTGATGTTCATCGGCGGCGGACCGGCCGGCACCGCCGGCGGCATCAAGATCACCACCTTCGGCGTGCTCGCGGCGATCATCCTCGCCGAGGTGCGCGGCGACCCGACGGTCACGCTGTTCGGCAAGCGCCTCTCGCGTGCGGTGCACCGCGAGGCCCTCACCGTGGCGCTGCTGTCGGTGGGGCTGTGCTTCGTGGCGACCCTCGCGATCATGCACCTGACCGACTTCGACCACGACCGGGTGCTGTTCGAAGTGGTCTCCGCCTTCGGCACCGTCGGCCTCTCGACCGGCATCACCGCATCGGTCGGCATTCCGAGCCAGCTGATCCTGATCCTGCTCATGTTCGTCGGCCGGGTCGGCCCCATCACCGTCGCGACCACCCTCGCGCTCCGCCCCCGCAGGCTCGTGTACGAGCTGCCCAAGGAAAGGCCGATCATTGGCTAG
- a CDS encoding CoA ester lyase encodes METLGMGPALLFCPGDRPDRFQKAADRSDAVILDLEDAVGADSKAAARAAIVEAGLDPEHTIVRVQAASAEGFEADLAAVAESPFRTVMLAKTESVHDIDRVVAAVRGVRVVALIETARGVLQAETIAAHAQVVGMMWGAEDLVASLGGTSSRSESGAYRDVAVQARSRVLLAAGAFGVTAIDAIRADIADLDGAHAEALDAAASGFSAKAAIHPNHIEPYRRAFAPTAEQLDEARRILAAAEVTPGVFSFEGRMVDEPILRHARSVVARATQH; translated from the coding sequence ATGGAGACGCTCGGCATGGGCCCGGCGCTGCTGTTCTGCCCGGGTGACCGGCCCGACCGCTTCCAGAAGGCCGCGGACCGGTCGGATGCGGTGATCCTCGACCTCGAGGATGCCGTTGGTGCGGACTCGAAGGCTGCCGCTCGCGCCGCCATCGTGGAGGCAGGCCTCGACCCCGAGCACACCATCGTGCGTGTGCAGGCCGCATCCGCCGAGGGATTCGAGGCCGATCTCGCTGCAGTGGCCGAGTCGCCGTTCCGCACCGTCATGCTGGCGAAGACCGAGTCGGTGCACGACATCGACCGCGTCGTCGCCGCGGTGCGGGGCGTGCGGGTAGTGGCGCTCATCGAGACGGCTCGCGGCGTGCTGCAGGCCGAAACGATCGCCGCGCACGCGCAGGTGGTCGGCATGATGTGGGGCGCGGAGGATCTGGTGGCATCGCTCGGCGGCACCTCGAGCCGCTCGGAGTCTGGCGCCTACCGCGACGTGGCGGTGCAGGCGCGCAGCCGCGTGCTGCTGGCCGCCGGCGCGTTCGGCGTCACGGCCATCGACGCCATCCGCGCCGACATCGCCGATCTGGACGGCGCGCATGCCGAGGCGCTCGACGCGGCGGCGAGCGGCTTCAGCGCGAAGGCGGCGATCCACCCGAACCACATCGAGCCCTATCGGCGGGCGTTCGCGCCCACGGCCGAGCAGCTCGACGAGGCGCGCCGCATCCTGGCGGCGGCCGAGGTCACCCCCGGCGTGTTCTCCTTCGAGGGCCGGATGGTCGACGAGCCGATCCTGCGGCATGCGCGCAGCGTCGTCGCGAGGGCCACGCAGCACTGA
- a CDS encoding YibE/F family protein produces the protein MRFGGDAPAPDASERATERDLFGDDHGHSRGHGHGHGHSHGHGHGQRLRVGARPRLLLWLALAPLLLATVAGLFALWPSADALPERLAYFGPGVSAMHATASGAADPETALAPARLDHGTAIQVVVTPEALGEVGVGDRLRVYDVPEAAGYGSTYIFIDFAREIPLALLVLAFVGVVVLVARWRGLAAIGGLAAAFAAIAGFTLPALLAGQPALPVAIVTASLVMCIVLYVAHGFSTRTTTALLGTLIGLLLTGVIAWVATASTRIMGTGSEESSILFQQIGLDLSDVFMCGLVLAGMGVLNDVTITQASAVWELRAAAPSASRWHLFERAMRIGRDHIASTVYTIAFAYVGAALPMLLVLWLMDAPLGVLATTGELVEEIVRTLVGSIGLVLAIPVTTAIAALVVPAAVLDAVSKSELTTASADFH, from the coding sequence GTGCGGTTCGGCGGAGACGCACCGGCTCCTGACGCGAGCGAGCGCGCCACCGAGCGCGACCTATTCGGCGACGATCACGGCCACAGTCGTGGCCACGGCCACGGCCACGGCCATAGCCACGGCCACGGGCACGGGCAGCGATTGCGCGTCGGTGCCAGGCCGCGCCTGCTGCTCTGGTTGGCTCTCGCGCCGCTGCTCCTGGCGACCGTCGCCGGCTTGTTCGCGCTCTGGCCGAGCGCTGATGCGCTGCCCGAGCGACTCGCCTACTTCGGTCCGGGCGTCAGCGCGATGCACGCCACCGCATCCGGCGCCGCCGACCCGGAGACTGCGCTGGCGCCGGCTCGGCTCGACCACGGCACGGCGATCCAGGTGGTGGTGACGCCGGAGGCGCTCGGCGAGGTCGGCGTCGGCGACCGGCTGCGGGTCTACGACGTGCCGGAGGCGGCGGGCTACGGCAGCACCTACATCTTCATCGACTTCGCGCGCGAGATCCCGCTCGCGCTGCTGGTGCTGGCGTTCGTGGGCGTGGTGGTGCTCGTCGCCCGCTGGCGTGGCCTCGCCGCCATCGGCGGGCTCGCCGCGGCCTTCGCGGCGATCGCCGGCTTCACGCTGCCCGCGCTGCTCGCCGGGCAGCCGGCGTTGCCGGTCGCGATCGTGACCGCATCCCTGGTCATGTGCATCGTGCTCTACGTCGCCCACGGATTCAGTACGCGCACGACGACTGCGCTGCTGGGCACCCTCATCGGGCTGCTGCTCACCGGGGTGATCGCATGGGTGGCCACCGCGAGCACGCGCATCATGGGCACGGGCTCCGAGGAGTCGTCGATCCTGTTCCAGCAGATCGGGCTCGACCTGTCGGACGTGTTCATGTGCGGGCTGGTGCTGGCTGGAATGGGCGTGCTCAACGACGTCACCATCACGCAGGCGTCGGCGGTGTGGGAATTGCGCGCAGCGGCCCCGTCCGCGAGTCGCTGGCATCTATTCGAGCGCGCCATGCGCATTGGCCGCGACCACATCGCCTCGACGGTGTACACGATCGCCTTCGCCTACGTCGGGGCGGCGCTGCCGATGCTGCTGGTGCTGTGGCTGATGGATGCGCCGCTCGGCGTGCTTGCGACCACGGGGGAACTGGTGGAGGAGATCGTGCGCACGCTGGTCGGCTCGATCGGGCTCGTGCTCGCGATCCCGGTGACCACGGCGATTGCGGCGCTGGTCGTGCCGGCTGCGGTTCTGGATGCCGTGTCGAAGTCCGAGCTGACCACCGCTTCCGCTGACTTTCACTGA